A window of the Lentisphaera araneosa HTCC2155 genome harbors these coding sequences:
- a CDS encoding heavy metal translocating P-type ATPase, with translation MIPQKNTALFREKYDHDHVHGSDCCDDGHSHAHVSGPVVMLGGALLVSSYIADSIFGEGSFHGQLTALVAALLLGIPIVKSAIQDVIKGNYFMNELVALALLAAFIGEDFRTAAAVAFFMLIAIAIEHRTAAGAHESIEEIIRLTPRKAKRLKADGSEEEVDALELALGDKIVVRPGDAFPADGELVKGSTSVNQASITGESLPVDCEVGAEIFAGTQNLSGLVQVKVTRIGSDTTLGKVRNLIEQAENAKLPVMRMIDRYTAYYLPTVMMIAAAVYFFSGFDMDRVVATLVVACPCALVVATPSALVASVASCARLGLLIKDVSVLELAAKVNSVVFDKTGTLTKGDLAVVKLKPAEGTEPADLLKAAVIAESSSNHPAARAVIKLAGEAGVTAPADVECQEVPGRGVEAVYGGKTIRVGRRSWLEECDVDCSPIEVNPEETKGRSVVYVAEGAKVLGWIGLSDTIREQAPIAISSLNKLGVNDLNMVTGDSDSVAVKVAKEVAVNQVSSECLPHEKVEYVERLKSEGKIVTVVGDGVNDAPALAAGHVSIAMGVSGADIAVNSASVALMNNDLRRVPFFIKLAKTNQAVMMQNLFVGLISIVGGLVLSTLGILDGVNAAFLHTISTLIIIANSARLVRQGEDIEASETAEVS, from the coding sequence ATGATCCCACAAAAAAACACAGCGCTTTTTCGTGAGAAATACGATCATGACCATGTGCATGGATCGGATTGTTGTGACGATGGTCATTCCCATGCTCATGTGAGTGGTCCAGTGGTCATGCTCGGTGGAGCTTTGTTAGTGAGCTCTTATATCGCCGATTCAATTTTTGGCGAAGGTTCTTTCCATGGTCAACTTACGGCTTTAGTGGCGGCATTATTATTAGGTATCCCCATTGTGAAATCGGCTATACAGGACGTGATTAAGGGCAATTACTTCATGAATGAATTGGTGGCGCTCGCACTTCTTGCTGCTTTCATTGGTGAAGACTTTCGAACAGCCGCGGCCGTCGCCTTTTTTATGCTCATTGCGATTGCGATTGAACATAGAACGGCTGCAGGTGCGCACGAGTCTATCGAAGAAATCATTCGCTTGACCCCGCGAAAAGCAAAAAGATTAAAAGCAGATGGTTCTGAAGAAGAAGTCGATGCTTTAGAGCTTGCTTTAGGCGACAAGATTGTTGTACGACCAGGTGATGCGTTCCCTGCTGACGGTGAGTTAGTCAAAGGTTCCACAAGTGTCAACCAAGCTTCAATTACGGGCGAATCACTTCCTGTAGACTGTGAAGTTGGAGCAGAAATTTTTGCGGGCACTCAAAATTTGAGTGGCCTAGTACAAGTAAAAGTTACACGTATCGGTAGTGATACGACTTTGGGTAAAGTTCGCAACTTGATTGAGCAAGCCGAGAACGCCAAGCTTCCAGTCATGCGTATGATTGACCGCTATACGGCATACTACCTTCCCACAGTGATGATGATTGCAGCAGCGGTTTACTTCTTTAGTGGGTTTGATATGGATCGTGTTGTGGCGACTTTAGTTGTGGCTTGTCCTTGTGCTTTAGTTGTAGCTACACCATCGGCTTTAGTTGCGTCGGTAGCATCCTGTGCGCGCTTGGGCCTTCTCATTAAAGATGTGAGTGTTCTCGAATTAGCGGCAAAAGTAAATTCAGTTGTTTTTGATAAAACCGGCACACTCACTAAAGGTGATTTAGCCGTTGTGAAGCTCAAACCTGCAGAAGGAACTGAACCAGCAGACTTACTCAAAGCGGCAGTTATTGCCGAAAGTTCTTCCAATCACCCTGCGGCTCGCGCAGTTATTAAATTAGCTGGAGAAGCAGGTGTTACGGCTCCTGCAGATGTGGAATGCCAGGAAGTCCCCGGCCGAGGTGTCGAAGCGGTTTATGGTGGGAAAACTATTAGAGTTGGTCGTAGAAGTTGGCTCGAAGAGTGTGATGTAGATTGTAGTCCGATTGAAGTTAATCCTGAAGAAACAAAAGGCAGAAGTGTTGTGTATGTTGCTGAGGGAGCTAAAGTTCTTGGCTGGATAGGACTTAGCGACACTATTCGTGAGCAAGCACCAATTGCGATTAGCTCTTTGAATAAGCTTGGTGTAAATGATTTAAATATGGTGACGGGTGATAGTGATTCTGTGGCTGTGAAAGTGGCCAAAGAAGTTGCGGTGAATCAAGTGAGTTCAGAATGCCTGCCGCATGAAAAAGTAGAATATGTAGAACGACTCAAATCTGAAGGTAAAATCGTTACAGTAGTTGGTGATGGTGTAAATGATGCGCCAGCCTTGGCCGCGGGTCATGTAAGTATTGCCATGGGTGTTTCGGGTGCCGATATTGCCGTGAATAGTGCTTCTGTAGCACTCATGAATAACGATTTACGCCGCGTGCCTTTCTTTATTAAATTGGCGAAAACGAACCAAGCGGTGATGATGCAGAACTTATTTGTCGGTCTTATCTCGATTGTGGGTGGCTTAGTCTTGTCAACACTGGGGATACTCGATGGTGTCAATGCAGCTTTCCTTCATACAATCTCGACTTTGATCATTATTGCGAACTCCGCAAGATTAGTTCGTCAGGGTGAAGATATTGAAGCAAGTGAAACGGCAGAGGTCAGCTAA
- a CDS encoding ABC transporter ATP-binding protein translates to MSETVVEVSNLNKVFKDFWGRPKAKAVNGLNFEIKKGQVFGLLGPNGSGKSTTIKMLLGLLFPSVGKVKIFGEKPSNLDVKKRIGYLPEETTLYRYLNPEEILDFYASLFKIPKADRKKRVDQLIEMVGLTHARKRPVGEFSKGMARRIGLAQALINDPDLIILDEPTSGLDPVGCREVKDLIRLLAKRGKTVILSSHLLADVEDIVDNVVVMYGGHVRSSGRLESLLQETDKHTLTFETKDDELLAKIRKFVTKELGDDVDLEHPKRSLEDMFLQVITEAKEDSITTSGADYSGKVAAYLQEDGEHANSDVLDKLTQAEVMEEVPVQEEPAEVKKEILQEVMQDEAVAEEETEEVIEAKKEEQKEEINDKLSNLL, encoded by the coding sequence ATGAGCGAAACAGTTGTTGAAGTCAGTAACTTAAATAAAGTTTTTAAAGACTTTTGGGGTCGCCCCAAAGCAAAAGCCGTCAATGGCTTAAATTTTGAGATCAAGAAAGGTCAAGTTTTCGGCTTGCTTGGTCCTAATGGATCGGGGAAATCAACAACGATCAAAATGCTTTTAGGCTTACTTTTTCCTTCTGTGGGTAAAGTTAAAATTTTTGGTGAGAAACCAAGTAATTTAGATGTCAAAAAACGCATTGGTTATTTACCTGAAGAAACCACCCTCTACCGTTACTTGAATCCTGAAGAGATTTTGGATTTTTATGCGTCTCTTTTTAAAATTCCGAAGGCCGATCGTAAAAAGCGCGTGGATCAACTCATTGAAATGGTGGGCTTGACTCATGCGCGTAAACGTCCAGTAGGAGAGTTCTCTAAAGGTATGGCGCGTCGCATTGGCTTAGCTCAAGCCTTAATTAACGACCCTGACCTCATTATTTTAGATGAACCAACTTCCGGTCTTGATCCCGTGGGTTGTCGAGAAGTAAAGGACTTAATTCGCCTCTTGGCAAAACGAGGAAAAACAGTGATTTTAAGTAGTCACTTGTTGGCGGATGTGGAAGATATCGTAGATAATGTCGTGGTCATGTATGGTGGGCACGTTCGCTCGAGCGGACGTTTAGAATCATTGTTGCAAGAGACAGATAAGCATACTCTAACTTTTGAAACGAAAGACGATGAGCTTTTAGCTAAGATTCGAAAATTTGTCACAAAAGAACTTGGTGATGATGTGGATCTCGAGCACCCCAAGAGGTCACTTGAAGATATGTTCTTACAGGTGATTACTGAAGCCAAAGAAGATAGTATCACAACTTCTGGTGCAGATTATAGCGGTAAAGTCGCTGCCTATCTCCAAGAAGATGGGGAGCACGCTAATTCAGATGTTCTTGATAAGTTAACTCAAGCTGAGGTGATGGAAGAAGTTCCCGTACAAGAAGAGCCTGCTGAAGTCAAAAAAGAAATCTTGCAGGAAGTCATGCAGGATGAAGCAGTGGCTGAAGAGGAAACAGAAGAAGTCATAGAAGCCAAGAAGGAAGAGCAAAAAGAAGAGATTAACGATAAGTTATCAAACCTTCTTTAA
- a CDS encoding glycosyltransferase: MISVILPYFNAEATLKTAIESLINQNYENFELILCNDGSTDESEIIAKSFANDKRIKLIQQKNQGVARAHSFAMQHAVGEYIARMDADDFAHPDRFKLQHQHLTNDSNLQVSASQVEFNSCLDKAEGFQHFVDWNNTLLTYEEILENRFIEMPLVNPSTMIRRELYESIGTYQHNSFPEDYDYWLKALSSGAKIEKLPHKLITWNDSSSRLTRSSLLYDPENFYACKAYYLAQELQKNNIDEVVIWGAGNKSRKRSDELLKYGITIKAYIDVSKKLIDREINGVPIYDFQDTQKFQNEFILSYVGNRGIRGKIKRYLEKLDLRTQRNFILCS; this comes from the coding sequence ATGATCTCTGTAATCCTACCCTATTTCAATGCTGAAGCGACGTTAAAAACTGCTATTGAAAGTCTAATCAATCAGAATTATGAAAATTTCGAACTCATTCTTTGCAACGATGGCTCAACAGATGAAAGTGAAATAATTGCCAAATCCTTCGCCAATGATAAGAGAATCAAGTTAATACAGCAAAAGAACCAAGGCGTCGCTCGAGCTCATAGCTTCGCCATGCAGCATGCCGTCGGTGAATATATTGCTAGAATGGATGCGGATGATTTTGCTCATCCCGATAGGTTTAAATTGCAACATCAACATTTGACCAACGACTCCAACTTACAGGTATCAGCCAGTCAAGTAGAATTTAATTCATGCTTAGATAAGGCAGAGGGATTCCAACACTTTGTGGACTGGAACAACACTCTCCTCACTTATGAGGAAATTTTAGAAAATCGCTTCATAGAAATGCCACTGGTCAACCCAAGCACCATGATTCGACGAGAACTTTATGAATCCATCGGAACATACCAACACAACAGTTTCCCAGAAGATTATGATTACTGGCTCAAAGCTTTATCGAGCGGAGCCAAAATTGAAAAACTCCCGCACAAACTCATAACTTGGAATGACTCCTCCTCACGTCTCACGCGTAGTTCTCTACTTTATGACCCAGAGAATTTTTACGCATGCAAAGCTTATTATTTAGCTCAGGAGCTACAAAAAAATAATATTGACGAAGTGGTGATTTGGGGTGCAGGAAACAAAAGTCGCAAACGCTCTGATGAATTACTTAAGTACGGGATCACAATCAAAGCTTATATTGATGTCTCAAAGAAGTTAATTGACCGCGAAATAAATGGAGTCCCCATCTATGATTTTCAGGATACGCAAAAATTCCAAAATGAATTTATACTTTCTTATGTTGGAAATCGAGGGATCCGCGGAAAAATAAAACGCTACTTAGAAAAGCTCGATCTAAGAACACAAAGAAACTTTATTTTGTGCTCTTAA
- the cmk gene encoding (d)CMP kinase, with the protein MAEIAQITLDGPAASGKSSAAKGLAKELNAYFVNTGDMYRALTSVVIAKGIDPETQADAVEAILPEQDIRYVSGEGLDLLLHINGELAEASQVRSPEVAAKVSLVAKIPAVRKWLVKRQREAAELGLIVMEGRDIGTVVFPEAKFKFYVSASPMVRAQRRLAQEGEVSEGATVEKVAAEIAKRDEMDMNRAVSPLKPAEDAVMVDTSDLSLEAVIAMMAERVKKGLAEG; encoded by the coding sequence ATGGCTGAAATAGCTCAAATTACACTTGATGGCCCTGCCGCATCTGGTAAAAGCTCTGCAGCAAAAGGGCTTGCAAAAGAACTTAATGCGTATTTTGTAAATACGGGCGATATGTATCGCGCTTTAACTTCCGTGGTTATCGCTAAAGGGATTGACCCCGAAACTCAGGCGGATGCCGTCGAAGCAATCCTTCCAGAGCAAGATATTCGTTACGTTTCTGGTGAAGGGTTAGATCTATTGTTACATATCAATGGGGAATTAGCTGAGGCCTCGCAGGTACGTTCGCCGGAAGTTGCGGCAAAAGTTAGTCTTGTGGCAAAGATCCCTGCTGTTCGAAAATGGTTAGTGAAACGCCAACGTGAAGCAGCTGAATTAGGCTTGATCGTTATGGAAGGGAGAGATATCGGAACAGTGGTTTTTCCCGAAGCAAAATTCAAATTTTATGTGAGTGCATCACCCATGGTAAGAGCCCAAAGACGCTTGGCTCAAGAGGGAGAAGTTTCTGAAGGAGCTACAGTTGAAAAAGTAGCTGCGGAGATCGCAAAGAGAGATGAAATGGATATGAATCGTGCTGTTTCACCTTTAAAGCCTGCCGAAGATGCGGTGATGGTTGATACTTCTGATCTTAGTTTAGAAGCAGTGATTGCGATGATGGCAGAACGAGTAAAAAAAGGCTTAGCAGAAGGTTAA
- a CDS encoding acyl-CoA thioesterase, which translates to MVEAEISYRVPYADTDQMGVVYYANFFVYFERVRNELLRNMGLPYTTLEADGLMLPVASANCDYKIPAKYDDMLLIKASISEMKGCRMLVKNEVFNQNGDLLVVGGTTHCFVSAETRRPVKIPENVMTLFNDYKESK; encoded by the coding sequence ATGGTTGAGGCAGAAATTTCTTATCGAGTACCCTATGCAGACACAGATCAAATGGGTGTGGTTTACTACGCTAATTTTTTCGTTTATTTTGAACGTGTTCGCAATGAACTTTTAAGAAATATGGGACTGCCTTATACGACTTTAGAAGCCGATGGTTTAATGTTGCCAGTAGCATCTGCAAATTGTGACTATAAAATCCCTGCGAAATACGATGATATGTTGCTTATTAAAGCGAGTATTTCAGAAATGAAAGGTTGCCGCATGCTTGTGAAAAACGAAGTTTTCAATCAAAACGGCGACTTATTAGTAGTAGGCGGAACGACGCATTGTTTTGTGAGTGCAGAAACGCGAAGACCAGTAAAGATTCCAGAGAATGTAATGACTTTGTTCAATGATTATAAGGAGAGTAAATAA
- a CDS encoding DUF4202 domain-containing protein, with amino-acid sequence MADYQKALELILEKNQLDPDKKIIDGNEVGANVLYSKCMGEWQERLYPEVDETIKLAARAQHICRWELKRNDFPEGKAGYFKWRTTLAKLHAKILSEIMEECGYSSEEIVRASEACQKKNFKNNSDSQCVEDCACMVFLNYYFDDFIAKHSDEKLVDIVQKTWGKMSEKAHEAALKLDLSEKALSIVKTALGA; translated from the coding sequence ATGGCCGATTATCAAAAAGCCCTTGAGCTAATTTTAGAAAAAAACCAACTTGATCCCGATAAAAAAATAATTGATGGAAATGAAGTCGGTGCGAATGTGCTTTACTCTAAATGCATGGGAGAATGGCAAGAGCGCCTTTATCCAGAAGTTGACGAAACTATTAAGCTAGCAGCAAGAGCACAGCATATTTGCCGTTGGGAATTGAAGCGCAATGATTTTCCAGAAGGTAAAGCGGGATACTTTAAATGGCGTACCACATTAGCTAAACTTCACGCTAAAATCCTTTCTGAAATCATGGAAGAATGTGGATACTCAAGTGAAGAAATTGTACGTGCAAGTGAAGCGTGCCAAAAGAAAAACTTTAAGAATAATAGCGATAGCCAATGTGTCGAAGATTGTGCCTGCATGGTTTTTCTCAATTATTACTTTGATGACTTTATTGCTAAACACAGCGATGAAAAACTAGTAGATATCGTACAAAAAACTTGGGGAAAAATGAGCGAAAAAGCTCATGAAGCAGCTTTGAAACTCGATCTTTCAGAAAAAGCTTTGTCGATTGTGAAAACGGCTTTAGGGGCCTAA
- the rlmD gene encoding 23S rRNA (uracil(1939)-C(5))-methyltransferase RlmD: MARKKRVKGNAKAKEKFMQIFAEVRWKHRFDAEPACQHFEECGGCSLQQHSYEQQLEIKKQALERLVRETPGMSSLAKLEVEAVASARDYKYRQRMDFIVTPEGSGQRRCDGQKGIVELNECSLVEDENYAIYAKTLGLSREVGLEAYDQNKYYGCLRYIIIRRTRSGQQLVSLLTTSSADEAKLEQIAQKLLDEGVQSVYWNVNDNRLDDSLGECRKFWGQEFITENLLGRDFILGPLTFFQANHDVASAAYTSVRNFIKECQPKKIHDLYSGTCTMPVIFGDLVDSVTAVENFPENVRMAEKNLKANGIENVKFIEQDVAEFLKQSDLEMEFSVLNPPRKGMHEQALRRILELAPDNLAYLSCSPRSLLEDLGILFREYKPLKIQLFDMFPQTEHFETLVLLTKKGR; this comes from the coding sequence ATGGCACGAAAAAAGCGAGTTAAAGGCAACGCCAAAGCCAAAGAGAAATTCATGCAGATTTTTGCTGAGGTTCGCTGGAAGCATCGCTTTGATGCGGAACCCGCATGTCAACATTTTGAAGAATGCGGTGGTTGTAGTTTGCAGCAACATTCTTATGAGCAACAATTAGAAATAAAAAAACAGGCCTTAGAGCGCTTAGTGAGAGAAACTCCAGGTATGTCTTCTCTGGCGAAATTAGAAGTAGAGGCGGTTGCGTCTGCGCGGGATTATAAATATCGCCAGCGCATGGATTTTATTGTGACTCCAGAAGGTTCTGGGCAACGTCGTTGTGATGGTCAAAAAGGCATTGTCGAACTCAATGAATGTTCATTAGTTGAAGACGAAAATTATGCGATCTACGCAAAGACCTTGGGATTAAGTCGCGAAGTTGGCTTGGAAGCCTATGATCAAAATAAGTATTACGGCTGCCTTCGCTATATTATCATTCGTCGAACGAGGTCAGGTCAACAATTAGTATCTCTTTTGACCACTTCTTCTGCAGATGAAGCTAAACTCGAACAGATAGCACAAAAGCTTCTAGATGAAGGAGTGCAGTCAGTTTATTGGAATGTAAACGATAATCGCCTTGACGATAGCTTGGGTGAATGTCGCAAGTTTTGGGGACAAGAGTTCATTACGGAAAACCTCTTAGGACGCGACTTTATTTTAGGTCCGCTCACTTTCTTTCAGGCTAATCATGATGTGGCTTCCGCAGCTTATACCTCAGTTCGTAATTTTATTAAAGAATGTCAGCCAAAAAAAATCCACGATCTTTATTCAGGAACCTGTACAATGCCAGTGATTTTTGGCGACTTGGTGGACTCAGTTACAGCGGTTGAAAACTTTCCTGAAAACGTTCGCATGGCGGAAAAAAACCTTAAGGCCAATGGTATAGAGAATGTCAAATTTATTGAGCAGGATGTGGCGGAATTTCTCAAGCAAAGTGATTTAGAGATGGAGTTCTCTGTGCTCAATCCTCCTCGCAAGGGAATGCACGAACAGGCTCTTCGTAGAATATTAGAATTAGCTCCGGATAATTTGGCCTACCTCTCCTGTAGTCCACGCTCATTATTAGAAGACTTAGGGATTCTGTTTCGTGAGTATAAGCCGCTTAAAATTCAGTTGTTTGATATGTTTCCTCAAACGGAACATTTCGAAACTTTAGTTCTCTTGACAAAAAAGGGTCGTTGA